The Candidatus Bathyarchaeota archaeon genomic interval TTCCCTCGGCCATGAGCTTCAGCACGAGTCTCTTATCGTCTATATCTGTCCAATAATGCGGTAAAGACTCGCAGCTCGGTCTGACGCTTGTATGAGCTCCTATGATGATCAATCCCTTCCTGTGAACAGGCATGTAGAAGTTCACGGTCGACACCCCTCTAGGGCTTCCGAGAATGACGACTCTCCCGAGCCTCCCGGCCATATCGAGAGCCATCGGTATGGCCTTAGGATTCCCCGTCGCCTCGATGACCACGTCTGCCCCTTTTCCATCGGTCAAACGTCTAACCTCTTCGACAGCGTCGGTCTTAGAGGGGTTTACCACATGGTCTGCGCCGTGTTTAGCCGAAACTTCAAGCCTCCAGTCCACAAGGTCGACCGCTATCACGGGAAATCCACCGCTAAGCCTAGCTAGTTGAACGGCAAGCTGACCCACAAGACCTTGACCCACCACCACTACGGAGTTTCCGAGCTCTATGAACCCCTTCCTTACACCCTGGAGAGCTATCGAAGCTAAGTTGAAGAAAGAGGCTTCCTCGGCCGATAAGCCGTCTGGAACCTTGAGGACGCTACTACATCGAGCTATAACATGGCTACTATGGGGCATCGGCGAAACCACGAGTTCTCCCGGTTTGAACCCTTCGACGTTTTCACCGTTTTCCTTGACCACACCGACGTTCGAATAGCCCGGATACTGAGGGAACTTCTGAGACGTGTTAGGAAGCGCCATCAGGAAAGCCGTCTCGGTTCCCGGACTTATGAGACTACAAACGGTTTTAATCAGCAACTGATCTGCGCTCGGTTTAGGAACGTCGAACTCTTCTACATCCACAAGCCCCTTACTCCTGAAGACAACCCTCTTACCCTTCAAACCTAGCCACCTGCTCAAACGTATTTAGGAACGTGTTTAAAGCTTTCACCGACGCTTTTCTTAGGTCTCTGCGTATCTCCTCAGAACTGTTCTATAGGCGAGTATACCCAGCAGGTATACGACCGTCGTCGCTGCCAAGACCTTAAACGTATCCGGTAACACCTCTGCTAACCCGGCTTCGAAAACCATTATCGATCTCATAGCATCTATGGCCCACGTAGCCGGGAATACATCTCCTAGAAACCTCATCCATTCAGGCATCCAGCTTTTAGGGAACCATATACCCGCCGTGAAAGACAGCATCATACCGAGTACTGTGCTTAAACCAGACGCCCCCCTAGCGGTCTTGGTCACAAGCGAAAGGAGCATACCAAATCCTATCATGAGAAGAGAACCCAGCACGAGAAGTATGGGAACGAACCAGTGTTCCGGTTTCAAGGGGTTCCACAGGATCTTCGCACCGCACCCAAATATACCTACTATCACGGAAAGCCCGGTCGTAAGGCTTAGGATGAGGATTCCGGCTAAAGTCTTGCCTATGAGCATGTCCGTCGACGTGGCGGGGGAGGCTAGGAGTCTCTTAAGAGTCCCACGCTCCTTCTCGCTCACGGCCATCGTGCTTCCTATGCTCAAACCGGTGTATAATATACTCATACCAGCCGCGCCTAACGTATACCAGCCTAGGATCGTACTCCTAGTCATGAGAGTCTCAGGTTTCACATCTACGAAGGTTGCGTTTATCGGCTCCATCAACCCGATCATCCAAACCTCTAGGAATTCCACCAGAGTCTCGTTGAACCCAGGTATCGTAAAGTTTTCAGGCATATACTGCGAGCCGTATTTCTTCATGTAGAAGAGTGTCTCGTTCACCTTCCTGTAGGCTATCTCCTTGCTCATACCGTCTATAAACCCTCTGAGTATCGCCTCGTTAATCTGAGCAGACTGAAGGTCGCTAGCTCCCACGTATATCTTAAGCGTAGCCTGCCCCATCATGAGCTTCGTACCAAAGCCTCTAGGTATGAGAAAACCACCATCGAGTCTTCCGGCTTTCAAATCGTCTATTATGGCAGACTCGTTCTCGTACTCGACCACGTCGAAGAGTTTAACGCCT includes:
- a CDS encoding zinc-binding alcohol dehydrogenase, whose translation is MSRWLGLKGKRVVFRSKGLVDVEEFDVPKPSADQLLIKTVCSLISPGTETAFLMALPNTSQKFPQYPGYSNVGVVKENGENVEGFKPGELVVSPMPHSSHVIARCSSVLKVPDGLSAEEASFFNLASIALQGVRKGFIELGNSVVVVGQGLVGQLAVQLARLSGGFPVIAVDLVDWRLEVSAKHGADHVVNPSKTDAVEEVRRLTDGKGADVVIEATGNPKAIPMALDMAGRLGRVVILGSPRGVSTVNFYMPVHRKGLIIIGAHTSVRPSCESLPHYWTDIDDKRLVLKLMAEGRLRVKDYISLKLPVEKAPDAYKILIEHKEKVLGVLLYY
- a CDS encoding ABC transporter permease; its protein translation is MKWSAVKAFAVKELKTTLRSKDQIFWIVFWPMVLVLMTGYIFIPPSVDRPKTLKIGVVNYDDKSTAPFNGLYFVQILDEVEYKGVKLFDVVEYENESAIIDDLKAGRLDGGFLIPRGFGTKLMMGQATLKIYVGASDLQSAQINEAILRGFIDGMSKEIAYRKVNETLFYMKKYGSQYMPENFTIPGFNETLVEFLEVWMIGLMEPINATFVDVKPETLMTRSTILGWYTLGAAGMSILYTGLSIGSTMAVSEKERGTLKRLLASPATSTDMLIGKTLAGILILSLTTGLSVIVGIFGCGAKILWNPLKPEHWFVPILLVLGSLLMIGFGMLLSLVTKTARGASGLSTVLGMMLSFTAGIWFPKSWMPEWMRFLGDVFPATWAIDAMRSIMVFEAGLAEVLPDTFKVLAATTVVYLLGILAYRTVLRRYAET